From Prochlorococcus sp. MIT 1223, the proteins below share one genomic window:
- a CDS encoding DUF3181 family protein: MTLDENHLREIEVLIADRIYIRVANWNLYLGDAGLAKALAIECSVNLGEGPEIAARKALEGVQVNLGSGNTKLPLGRLIPPGQIFDLEEILGPYCG, from the coding sequence ATGACTCTTGATGAAAACCATCTCAGGGAAATTGAAGTTTTGATTGCTGATCGGATTTATATTCGAGTTGCTAATTGGAATTTGTATCTAGGAGATGCAGGCTTGGCTAAGGCTTTAGCAATTGAGTGTAGCGTCAATTTAGGAGAGGGGCCTGAGATTGCAGCAAGAAAGGCCCTTGAGGGTGTTCAAGTTAATTTGGGGAGTGGAAATACTAAATTGCCTTTAGGTCGATTGATTCCACCAGGACAAATTTTTGATTTAGAAGAGATTTTGGGACCTTATTGCGGATAA
- the purH gene encoding bifunctional phosphoribosylaminoimidazolecarboxamide formyltransferase/IMP cyclohydrolase, whose translation MKPIALLSVSNKQGLIPLAKSLTEDFGFQIISSGGTAKALEAELIEVTRISDYTGAPEILGGRVKTLHPIIHGGILAKRNDSNHEKDLEKHKISHINLVIVNLYPFVETIANPLVRWEEAIENIDIGGPTLIRAAAKNHSDVTVLSNPNQYQPFLEALKQNKVTEEFRRELAIEAFEHTATYDLAINKWMNSKTGNESSQWIEAIPLKQKLRYGENPHQRASWFAYPREGWGGAKQLQGKELSTNNLLDLEAALSTILEFGYGNQNCIDKAAVVVKHTNPCGVAISDSISSALERALEADPISAFGGIVALNRSVDSKTAEQLTNIFLECVVAPSFETEAKEILSKKKNLRLLELKPSCLEVSESKQIRSILGGLLIQDKDDKAIESDTWEVATNREPSSQEKKDLVFAWKLVRHIRSNAITIASSGQSLGIGAGQMNRVGSAKLALEAAGRKAKGAVLASDGFFPFEDTVRLASEYGIKAIIQPGGSIKDQNSIDACNELDISMLFTRKRHFLH comes from the coding sequence ATGAAACCGATAGCCTTGTTAAGTGTTTCAAATAAACAAGGCTTAATACCTTTAGCAAAATCATTAACAGAAGATTTTGGTTTTCAAATCATATCTAGTGGTGGAACAGCAAAAGCGCTTGAAGCAGAGTTAATAGAAGTTACACGCATATCTGATTACACTGGTGCCCCTGAGATACTTGGAGGCAGAGTCAAAACTCTTCATCCGATAATACATGGAGGGATTCTTGCAAAAAGAAATGACTCAAATCATGAGAAAGATTTGGAAAAACATAAAATTTCTCATATTAATTTAGTCATAGTAAATTTATATCCATTCGTTGAAACCATTGCAAACCCTTTAGTCAGATGGGAAGAAGCTATTGAAAATATTGATATTGGAGGACCAACTCTCATTAGAGCCGCTGCAAAAAATCACAGTGATGTAACTGTTCTTTCTAATCCAAATCAATACCAACCTTTTCTAGAAGCATTAAAACAGAACAAGGTAACTGAAGAGTTTCGAAGAGAACTAGCTATTGAAGCTTTTGAACATACAGCAACTTATGACCTAGCAATAAATAAATGGATGAATTCAAAAACAGGAAACGAATCTTCTCAATGGATTGAGGCAATCCCTCTAAAACAAAAACTTAGATATGGAGAAAATCCGCATCAAAGAGCTTCATGGTTTGCCTATCCAAGAGAAGGATGGGGAGGAGCAAAGCAATTACAAGGGAAAGAACTTAGTACAAATAATCTTTTGGATCTTGAAGCTGCGCTTTCAACTATTCTTGAATTCGGTTATGGCAATCAAAATTGTATTGATAAGGCTGCTGTTGTGGTCAAGCATACTAACCCTTGTGGAGTAGCGATATCAGATTCAATTAGTTCTGCATTAGAACGTGCTCTTGAAGCAGATCCCATTAGTGCTTTTGGCGGGATAGTTGCTTTAAATAGATCAGTAGATTCAAAAACAGCTGAACAACTAACTAACATTTTTTTAGAATGTGTGGTTGCACCATCTTTTGAAACAGAAGCCAAGGAAATTCTTTCTAAAAAGAAAAACTTAAGGCTACTTGAACTAAAACCATCTTGCCTTGAAGTTTCGGAGTCAAAGCAAATCAGAAGCATTCTTGGTGGTTTATTAATTCAAGACAAAGATGATAAAGCAATAGAATCTGACACTTGGGAAGTAGCAACAAATAGAGAGCCCAGTTCTCAAGAAAAAAAAGATCTGGTTTTTGCCTGGAAGCTAGTAAGACATATCAGGTCTAATGCAATTACAATTGCATCTTCAGGTCAAAGCTTAGGGATTGGTGCAGGGCAAATGAATAGGGTAGGATCTGCAAAATTAGCCCTTGAAGCTGCAGGTAGAAAAGCAAAAGGAGCAGTTCTCGCTAGTGATGGATTCTTCCCATTTGAAGATACTGTGAGATTAGCTTCCGAATATGGAATAAAAGCTATTATTCAGCCTGGTGGAAGTATTAAAGATCAAAACTCAATAGATGCTTGTAATGAATTAGATATTTCTATGCTATTCACTAGAAAAAGACACTTTTTACATTAA
- the glyA gene encoding serine hydroxymethyltransferase yields the protein MLAINTALKDLDPSLNDLIKHELERQETHIELIASENFASSAVMEAQGSVLTNKYAEGLPNKRYYGGCEHIDKIEALAISRAQSLFKSKWANVQPHSGAQANFSVFLSLLKPGDTIMGMDLSHGGHLTHGSPVNVSGKWFKAIHYGVDKDSGILDMEEIRKQALIHKPKLIICGYSAYSRIINFQAFRSIADEIGAYLMADIAHIAGLVASGLHPNPINHCHVVTTTTHKTLRGPRGGLILTNNEDLSARLDKAVFPGTQGGPLEHVIAAKAVAFGEALNPNFHDYIKNVILNAKSLAARMQERGIPVVSGGTDNHLVLLDLRGIGMTGKVADKLVSDINITANKNTVPFDPESPFVTSGLRLGTAAMTTRGFNKEAFEKVADLIADRLLSPNDQSIKNQCKEEVEKLCKTFPLYKTSK from the coding sequence TTGTTGGCCATTAATACTGCTTTAAAGGATTTAGACCCCTCCTTGAATGATTTAATAAAGCATGAGCTGGAAAGGCAAGAAACACATATAGAGCTTATTGCAAGTGAGAATTTCGCTTCCTCTGCCGTTATGGAAGCCCAAGGAAGTGTTTTAACAAATAAATATGCAGAAGGCTTACCTAACAAGCGGTATTACGGCGGATGTGAACATATAGACAAAATAGAAGCATTGGCCATTTCAAGAGCTCAGAGTCTTTTCAAATCAAAATGGGCAAACGTTCAACCTCATAGTGGGGCTCAGGCAAATTTCTCAGTTTTTCTAAGCCTCTTAAAACCAGGCGACACAATTATGGGTATGGACTTATCCCATGGAGGGCATCTCACACATGGATCACCAGTCAACGTAAGTGGCAAATGGTTTAAAGCAATTCATTACGGAGTTGATAAAGATTCAGGAATACTCGATATGGAAGAAATAAGAAAGCAAGCGTTAATTCATAAACCAAAATTAATTATTTGTGGATATTCTGCCTATTCAAGAATAATTAATTTCCAAGCATTTAGATCTATCGCTGATGAAATTGGCGCTTACTTAATGGCAGACATAGCTCATATTGCCGGACTTGTTGCCTCTGGACTTCACCCTAATCCAATAAATCATTGTCATGTTGTAACGACCACCACCCACAAAACACTCAGAGGTCCTAGAGGAGGATTAATACTTACAAACAATGAAGACCTAAGTGCAAGGTTAGACAAAGCAGTTTTCCCAGGCACTCAAGGAGGTCCTTTAGAGCATGTAATTGCAGCTAAAGCAGTTGCGTTTGGTGAAGCATTAAATCCTAATTTTCATGACTATATAAAGAATGTAATTCTTAATGCAAAATCATTGGCCGCTCGAATGCAAGAAAGAGGTATTCCTGTTGTAAGCGGCGGTACAGACAATCATCTTGTACTTTTAGATTTAAGAGGTATTGGGATGACAGGAAAGGTTGCAGACAAATTAGTAAGTGATATCAATATCACAGCAAATAAAAATACCGTTCCTTTTGATCCTGAATCACCCTTTGTAACAAGTGGCCTTCGATTAGGGACCGCAGCAATGACAACAAGAGGTTTTAATAAAGAAGCCTTTGAAAAAGTTGCTGATTTAATTGCAGATCGTCTGTTGAGTCCAAATGATCAATCCATAAAAAACCAATGCAAAGAAGAAGTGGAAAAACTTTGTAAAACTTTCCCACTTTATAAAACATCTAAATAA
- a CDS encoding alpha/beta hydrolase → MKEDLVCLHTTSASRRLILLHGWGADAEDLIPFGEIIHEGLKGQEIVEIVSLRAPLSHPGGLGKQWYSLFPPDWTEANKAVDDLQLRLESLSNDNISIEQSAIMGFSQGGAMALASGLQLPFAGVIACSAYPHPNLSIPDKIPPVFLSHGTNDEIVPCLAMQNIADLIKDNGFNAETELFVGGHEIPNQIILKIVQTLSEWFAL, encoded by the coding sequence ATGAAAGAAGATCTTGTTTGCTTGCACACAACATCAGCATCGCGGCGATTAATCTTGCTGCATGGATGGGGAGCTGATGCTGAGGATTTAATACCTTTTGGCGAAATAATACATGAAGGCCTTAAAGGACAGGAAATAGTTGAAATTGTTTCATTAAGAGCACCTTTATCTCATCCAGGTGGACTTGGTAAGCAGTGGTATAGCCTTTTCCCTCCAGATTGGACTGAAGCAAATAAGGCAGTAGATGATCTGCAATTGAGATTAGAAAGTTTGTCTAATGACAATATTTCGATTGAACAATCGGCGATTATGGGCTTTTCACAAGGAGGAGCTATGGCATTAGCTTCAGGATTGCAGTTGCCTTTTGCAGGAGTAATAGCTTGCAGTGCTTATCCACATCCAAATTTGAGTATTCCAGATAAAATCCCACCAGTTTTCCTGAGTCATGGGACAAATGATGAAATTGTTCCATGTCTTGCAATGCAAAACATAGCGGATTTGATAAAAGATAATGGCTTTAACGCTGAAACTGAGCTCTTTGTGGGAGGTCATGAAATACCAAATCAAATCATTCTGAAAATTGTTCAAACCTTGTCAGAATGGTTTGCTTTGTAA
- the sfsA gene encoding DNA/RNA nuclease SfsA has translation MLDHTLLKFPPLQEGLLLKRYKRFLADIKIDSGEIVTAHCPNTGPMKGVIFEGGRVRIRYAPSPTRKLDWSWEQSEVSLSDGSSCWVGVNTSLANKLVKLLIEAGFLEKELGSIERIRQEVVYGVDRRSRIDLLLTPSENNSDQRNIYVEVKNTTWTQGSLALFPDTITTRGQKHLNELMHILPEYRSVLIPCISRNDVDSFAPGDSADKVYGNLFRKAIEKGMEVFPCCFSFHNDCIKWQGTKTFQKSQFFS, from the coding sequence ATGCTAGATCACACGCTCCTTAAATTTCCTCCTTTGCAAGAAGGGCTTTTGCTCAAAAGATATAAGCGTTTTTTGGCAGATATTAAAATTGATTCAGGTGAAATAGTTACAGCACATTGTCCTAATACTGGACCAATGAAAGGAGTTATTTTTGAAGGTGGTCGAGTGAGAATTAGATATGCGCCATCACCTACTCGCAAATTAGATTGGTCATGGGAGCAGTCAGAAGTTAGCCTTTCCGATGGATCTTCATGTTGGGTGGGAGTTAATACATCCTTAGCAAATAAGCTTGTCAAACTTCTTATTGAGGCAGGTTTTTTAGAAAAAGAACTTGGGTCTATTGAACGCATTCGACAAGAAGTTGTTTATGGAGTTGATCGCCGAAGTCGAATTGATTTACTTCTGACTCCCTCAGAGAATAATTCAGATCAACGAAATATATATGTTGAAGTTAAAAATACTACTTGGACTCAAGGCTCTTTAGCGCTTTTCCCTGACACTATTACTACAAGAGGACAAAAGCATTTAAATGAGTTAATGCATATTCTCCCTGAATATAGATCAGTCTTGATCCCTTGCATTAGTCGAAATGATGTAGATTCTTTTGCTCCAGGCGACAGTGCTGACAAGGTATACGGAAATTTATTTAGGAAGGCAATCGAAAAGGGTATGGAAGTATTCCCTTGTTGTTTTAGTTTTCATAATGATTGTATTAAATGGCAGGGGACCAAAACTTTTCAGAAAAGTCAATTTTTTAGTTAA
- a CDS encoding cytochrome-c oxidase produces MLIIEVTNAREVVRQRVGRLGERFIGKVFDAEAQVEKALIQEMEAAFQEFGIEAKILSVDGLKLDGSKSLDVQLHVREERDVYLKNE; encoded by the coding sequence TTGCTAATTATTGAAGTTACAAATGCTCGTGAGGTTGTCCGCCAACGTGTTGGCCGATTAGGCGAGAGATTTATAGGCAAAGTTTTTGATGCTGAAGCTCAAGTAGAGAAAGCTTTGATTCAGGAGATGGAGGCAGCATTTCAGGAATTTGGAATTGAAGCAAAAATTCTTTCAGTAGATGGTCTGAAATTAGATGGATCTAAGTCTTTAGATGTTCAACTTCATGTGAGAGAAGAAAGAGATGTTTATCTTAAAAACGAATAA
- a CDS encoding 4-hydroxy-3-methylbut-2-enyl diphosphate reductase, with protein MDTQAFKQSLHKSDRYNRRGFGSAAQRAQALADAYQSKLIGTIRDNGNLLQHGRLQVRLAEAFGFCWGVERSVAMAYETRKHYPTQRIWITNEIIHNPSVNDHLRKMNVLFISEEKGVKDFSGVKNGDVVILPAFGATVQDMQLLHERGCHIIDTTCPWVSKVWHTVEKHKKHTFTSIIHGKYKHEETLATSSFAGTYLVVLDLAEAQYVSDYILGKGNREEFLKRFSKASSNGFDPDKDLERLGVANQTTMLKSETEEIGRLFEKTMLSKFGPAEINEHFLAFNTICDATDERQGAMFSLVDEALDVMVVIGGYNSSNTTHLQEIAVSRGIRSFHIDTPDRINESTNTITHMPLGEDLISEKNFLPEGSVKVGITSGASTPDRVVEHVIQKLMKLSEKSVCPS; from the coding sequence ATGGATACTCAAGCTTTTAAACAGTCTCTTCATAAATCTGATCGTTATAACCGTAGAGGTTTTGGTTCTGCTGCGCAAAGAGCACAGGCACTTGCGGATGCTTATCAGAGTAAACTAATTGGCACAATTAGAGATAATGGGAATTTATTACAGCATGGACGTTTACAAGTAAGGCTTGCAGAAGCGTTTGGATTTTGTTGGGGCGTAGAAAGATCTGTTGCTATGGCATATGAAACAAGAAAGCATTATCCAACTCAAAGGATTTGGATAACCAATGAGATTATTCACAATCCTTCGGTTAATGATCATCTCCGTAAGATGAATGTACTTTTTATTTCTGAAGAAAAGGGTGTTAAGGATTTCTCAGGTGTAAAAAATGGTGATGTAGTTATTCTTCCGGCGTTTGGAGCAACTGTTCAAGATATGCAGCTCCTGCATGAACGGGGTTGCCATATTATTGATACCACTTGCCCTTGGGTGTCAAAAGTTTGGCATACAGTAGAAAAGCATAAGAAACATACTTTTACTTCTATTATTCATGGCAAATATAAACATGAAGAAACCCTTGCTACTAGTTCATTTGCAGGAACATATTTAGTTGTACTTGATCTTGCGGAGGCTCAATATGTTTCTGATTACATTCTTGGAAAAGGGAATAGGGAGGAGTTCTTAAAGAGATTCTCGAAAGCCTCCTCTAATGGTTTTGACCCTGATAAAGATTTAGAGCGTCTAGGTGTTGCTAATCAAACAACTATGTTAAAAAGTGAGACCGAAGAAATAGGAAGACTGTTTGAAAAAACAATGTTAAGTAAATTTGGTCCTGCAGAAATTAATGAACACTTTTTAGCTTTTAATACTATTTGTGATGCAACTGATGAAAGACAAGGTGCAATGTTTTCTTTGGTTGATGAAGCTCTAGATGTGATGGTAGTTATAGGTGGATATAATTCTTCTAATACAACTCACCTTCAAGAAATAGCTGTTAGTAGGGGGATACGATCATTTCATATTGATACTCCAGATCGCATTAATGAAAGTACAAATACAATTACTCATATGCCATTAGGGGAAGATTTGATAAGCGAAAAAAACTTTTTACCAGAAGGTAGTGTAAAGGTAGGAATAACTTCAGGAGCTTCTACTCCAGATAGAGTTGTTGAGCATGTTATTCAAAAGCTTATGAAGCTTAGTGAGAAAAGTGTTTGCCCTTCCTAA
- a CDS encoding DoxX family protein: MPESTNSKSRDAKSGSSSQKVEVVVQSPSPQGEVNILGELSIFVLRVLFSLFMVHHGLEKLNDPEGFSEFVVGKYFSFLPGDPIFWTYAAGVTQVICPLGLATGVLARISSLGIFGTMVFACYFHFIDTGLEGFPLAVVEAHNYAFELSAIYAAISLYFVCAGPGRLSLFRKTNTITYYPKGN, encoded by the coding sequence ATGCCTGAATCAACTAATTCAAAATCTCGAGACGCCAAGTCAGGTTCATCTTCTCAGAAGGTAGAAGTTGTAGTACAGAGTCCTTCTCCTCAAGGTGAAGTAAATATCCTTGGAGAATTATCCATATTTGTGTTGAGAGTTTTATTCAGTTTGTTCATGGTTCATCATGGATTAGAAAAATTGAATGACCCAGAAGGGTTTTCAGAGTTTGTCGTTGGTAAGTATTTTAGTTTTCTACCTGGCGACCCAATTTTTTGGACTTATGCAGCAGGGGTGACACAAGTAATTTGTCCTTTGGGTTTAGCAACAGGTGTTTTAGCAAGAATTTCCTCATTGGGAATTTTTGGAACAATGGTATTTGCTTGTTACTTTCACTTTATAGATACCGGTTTGGAAGGATTTCCATTGGCTGTTGTTGAGGCCCACAATTATGCTTTTGAATTATCCGCTATTTATGCAGCTATATCTCTTTACTTTGTATGTGCTGGCCCTGGAAGATTATCTTTATTCAGAAAGACAAATACAATCACTTATTACCCTAAAGGAAATTAA
- a CDS encoding ammonium transporter, translated as MTTALQSSPRRSNARPLQDASLLNGPMLLFRSIRGLRTNRSLLWLACVPIALSGLGLFNLAVHAADATGITLNAQGLANNLWLLIATILVIFMNAGFAMVEAGMCRQKNAVNILAKNLLVFTLAVSAYWFIGYHLMYTGEWIIPGILKSPGFFFDPTVTDPEGLVPSIDFLFQAAFAGTAATIVSGVVAERIKFGEFVIFSLILTAFIYPIAGSWQWNFPDEAGVGGGWLARLGFIDFAGSTIVHSVGAWAGLVGAALLGPRIGKFVDGKPQALPGHNMAIATLGALILWIGWYGFNPGSVLALDQTVPYVAVTTTLAAAGGGIAATILSQLTSGKPDLTMIINGILAGLVSITAGCDGVSMWAAWVIGFIGGLIVVFSVSFVDGLGIDDPVGAVSVHGSCGIWGTLAVGFFNADYGLFTGHGFSQIGVQLIGAIAYAAFIIISCWILWSFIGSLFGGIRVSEEEEIKGLDIGEHGMEAYPDFASN; from the coding sequence ATGACCACTGCCCTTCAATCGTCCCCAAGGCGAAGTAATGCTCGCCCTCTTCAAGACGCAAGTCTTTTAAATGGACCAATGCTTCTTTTCAGAAGTATTCGTGGATTGCGAACAAATCGATCTTTACTTTGGTTAGCTTGTGTACCAATTGCACTTTCTGGGTTAGGTCTTTTTAATCTTGCTGTTCATGCCGCTGATGCAACTGGAATAACACTTAATGCTCAAGGTTTAGCAAATAACCTTTGGTTATTGATAGCAACAATTTTAGTCATTTTCATGAATGCAGGCTTTGCAATGGTCGAAGCTGGTATGTGTAGGCAAAAGAATGCCGTTAATATTTTAGCCAAAAACCTTCTGGTTTTTACTTTGGCAGTATCAGCGTATTGGTTTATTGGATATCATTTGATGTATACCGGTGAATGGATTATTCCTGGTATTTTGAAGTCACCAGGCTTTTTCTTTGATCCAACAGTTACGGATCCAGAGGGTTTAGTTCCTAGTATCGACTTCTTATTTCAAGCAGCATTTGCAGGAACTGCAGCAACCATAGTTTCTGGAGTAGTCGCAGAGAGAATTAAGTTTGGAGAGTTTGTAATTTTCTCACTTATTCTCACTGCTTTTATTTATCCAATTGCTGGATCATGGCAATGGAATTTTCCTGATGAAGCTGGTGTAGGTGGAGGTTGGTTGGCTCGATTAGGGTTTATAGATTTTGCTGGATCAACAATTGTTCATTCTGTAGGAGCATGGGCTGGCTTAGTAGGAGCAGCCCTTTTGGGACCACGTATAGGTAAGTTTGTAGATGGAAAACCCCAGGCCCTACCTGGCCATAATATGGCGATTGCCACTCTGGGTGCTTTGATTCTTTGGATTGGCTGGTATGGATTTAATCCTGGGTCGGTTTTGGCTCTAGATCAAACAGTTCCTTATGTGGCTGTGACTACAACACTTGCTGCTGCTGGAGGTGGTATTGCTGCAACAATCCTTAGTCAGCTAACAAGCGGGAAGCCAGATTTAACAATGATAATTAATGGCATACTTGCTGGATTAGTAAGTATTACCGCTGGTTGTGACGGAGTCTCAATGTGGGCTGCTTGGGTTATTGGATTTATTGGTGGTCTCATTGTTGTTTTCTCCGTTTCATTTGTAGATGGCCTTGGCATAGATGATCCCGTAGGTGCAGTTTCTGTTCATGGATCTTGCGGTATTTGGGGAACACTAGCTGTTGGTTTTTTTAATGCTGACTACGGCTTATTTACTGGACATGGTTTTTCTCAAATAGGTGTTCAGTTAATTGGTGCAATTGCCTATGCCGCTTTTATCATTATTTCTTGCTGGATTCTTTGGTCTTTTATTGGGTCACTATTTGGTGGGATTAGAGTTTCAGAAGAAGAAGAAATTAAAGGGTTAGATATTGGTGAGCATGGAATGGAAGCTTATCCTGACTTTGCTTCAAATTAA
- the murJ gene encoding murein biosynthesis integral membrane protein MurJ: MTKSIKKIAAIVTLGTLLSKSGGMLRQLVIAGAFGIGTAYDAYNYAYIIPGFFLVLLGGLNGPLHNAIVSVLSRKKQKEAQYITASVNTIVAFTLIIISGIIFIAADQLIRIIAPGLTTEVHQIAVVQLQIMSPIAFISAFIGIGFGALNSKDEFFIPSISPVISSIVLIVFIGIFWLTKSQSIQSIDIGLKGGIILAAATLIGAILQWGIQLPSLIRKGFTPMKFAWNINHSGVKEVLQIVGPASLSSGMLQFNVFTDLFFASRIIGAAAGLSYANFLIQAPLGLVSNALLIPLLPTYSKLKNKEDRSELIKKIDQGLTFSTASMIVFGAILISLSHQIIELIYARGAFDTKAIILVSQLLIAYAIGMPFYLGRDLLVRIFYALGDAKIPFKISIIGIILNIIFDWLLIGGPTPWGNQVPFNFGAPGLIYATVIVNLSSCIALLLYLKNKIKGLPFKKWFFNLIKMIFSGCITALIIYSMSSIILWNKDFLSLLIEVTFSASLGVFTFTLMNYFLKVSEINELVQVIKKNIIRF, from the coding sequence ATGACAAAATCCATTAAAAAAATTGCAGCAATTGTCACTTTAGGGACTTTACTAAGTAAATCGGGAGGAATGCTTAGACAACTTGTTATTGCAGGAGCATTTGGTATAGGTACCGCCTATGACGCTTATAATTATGCATATATAATTCCAGGCTTTTTCTTAGTTCTGCTTGGAGGACTTAATGGTCCATTACATAATGCAATAGTTAGTGTTTTAAGTCGAAAGAAACAAAAAGAGGCCCAATATATAACTGCTTCAGTAAATACAATAGTTGCTTTTACCCTCATTATCATTAGTGGAATCATATTCATTGCAGCAGACCAATTAATAAGAATTATTGCCCCAGGACTAACTACTGAAGTTCACCAGATTGCTGTAGTTCAGTTGCAAATAATGTCACCTATAGCTTTTATTTCTGCTTTTATTGGAATTGGGTTCGGGGCTTTAAATTCAAAAGATGAATTTTTTATACCTTCTATCTCTCCTGTTATATCAAGTATTGTTCTAATAGTATTTATAGGAATTTTCTGGCTTACAAAAAGTCAATCAATCCAATCTATTGATATTGGCCTAAAGGGAGGGATTATCTTAGCTGCAGCAACATTAATAGGAGCCATATTGCAATGGGGAATTCAACTTCCATCTTTAATAAGGAAAGGGTTCACTCCAATGAAGTTTGCTTGGAATATCAATCACTCTGGCGTTAAAGAAGTTTTACAAATAGTTGGCCCAGCATCTCTTTCTTCAGGCATGCTGCAATTCAATGTGTTCACAGATCTGTTTTTTGCTTCCAGAATTATTGGAGCCGCTGCAGGCCTGAGTTATGCAAATTTTCTAATTCAAGCACCTCTTGGCTTGGTTTCAAATGCTCTATTAATTCCTCTTTTACCAACATATTCAAAACTTAAGAATAAGGAAGATAGATCTGAACTTATCAAAAAGATTGATCAGGGATTAACTTTTTCAACAGCAAGCATGATAGTTTTTGGAGCAATACTTATATCTCTTAGTCACCAAATAATTGAACTAATTTATGCACGAGGAGCTTTCGATACAAAAGCAATTATTTTAGTGAGTCAATTATTAATTGCATATGCTATAGGGATGCCGTTCTATTTAGGTAGAGATCTATTAGTAAGAATATTTTATGCCCTTGGAGATGCAAAAATACCTTTCAAGATTTCAATAATAGGTATTATTCTTAATATTATTTTTGACTGGCTTCTAATCGGAGGCCCTACTCCATGGGGCAACCAAGTACCATTTAACTTTGGAGCACCTGGTCTTATTTACGCAACAGTTATTGTTAACTTATCAAGCTGCATAGCTCTTTTATTATATTTGAAAAATAAAATAAAAGGTCTTCCTTTTAAAAAATGGTTCTTCAACTTAATTAAAATGATTTTCTCGGGGTGCATTACAGCCTTAATTATTTACAGTATGAGTTCTATTATTTTATGGAATAAAGATTTTTTAAGCCTATTAATAGAAGTAACCTTTTCTGCATCTTTAGGTGTTTTCACTTTTACTTTAATGAATTATTTCTTAAAAGTAAGTGAAATCAACGAGCTAGTACAGGTAATAAAAAAAAATATTATTCGTTTTTAA